One window of the Burkholderia ubonensis subsp. mesacidophila genome contains the following:
- a CDS encoding S53 family peptidase — translation MKRNTWFSLPLPSPRRLACAWPLILAAGAAHGATDWVDTHTKAFLTGPQLMARSAAPSLELAAGETTSVVISLNLRNAAQLKQLARDVNRRGNAQYGKFLTHEQFLAHYAPTDAQVKSVVDYLRKSGFVDIEVAPNRLLVSARGTAGTVKTAFNTSLVHFQYAGRSGFANASTAQVPRALGDVVGSVLGLQNVAHAHPLLRVGNVAKPTALAAGTATGHYPKEFPAIYNATGVPTAAGVAVGIMTIGGVAQTLQDLKTFTSSNGYGAVSTQTVQTNGSGGNYSDDQEGQGEWDLDSQSIVGAAGGKVGKLVFYMADLNASGNTGLTQAFNRAVSDNVAKVINVSLGWCETDANADGTLNAEEQIFTTAAAQGQTFSVSSGDEGVYECNNRGYPDGSNYTVSWPASSPHVLAIGGTTLYTSGGALSSETVWNEGLDGNGKLWATGGGVSTILPAPSWQSGSNRQLPDVSFDAAQSTGAYIYNYGQLQQIGGTSLSAPLFSGFWARILAANGTGLGFPAGNFYNDIPTNPSLVRYDVTSGNNGYQGYGYTAGQGWDYTTGFGSLNIANLNQLIKAGGF, via the coding sequence ATGAAAAGGAACACCTGGTTTTCCCTGCCTCTGCCGTCGCCCCGCCGTCTCGCCTGCGCATGGCCGCTCATCCTTGCCGCCGGCGCGGCACACGGCGCGACGGACTGGGTCGACACACACACGAAGGCCTTCCTGACCGGCCCGCAGTTGATGGCGCGCAGTGCGGCGCCGTCGCTCGAATTGGCAGCGGGCGAAACGACCAGCGTCGTGATCAGCCTGAATCTACGTAACGCCGCGCAGCTCAAGCAGCTCGCGCGCGACGTCAACCGGCGCGGCAATGCGCAGTACGGCAAGTTCCTCACGCATGAGCAGTTCCTCGCCCACTACGCGCCGACCGACGCGCAGGTCAAGTCGGTCGTCGACTATCTGCGCAAGAGCGGCTTCGTCGATATCGAGGTCGCGCCGAACCGGCTGCTCGTTTCCGCGCGCGGCACCGCCGGCACGGTGAAGACCGCGTTCAACACGTCGCTCGTGCACTTCCAGTACGCGGGCCGCTCGGGCTTCGCGAACGCGTCCACCGCGCAAGTGCCGCGCGCGCTCGGCGACGTCGTCGGCTCGGTGCTGGGGCTGCAGAACGTCGCGCACGCGCATCCGCTGCTGCGCGTCGGCAACGTCGCGAAGCCGACGGCGCTCGCCGCGGGCACCGCGACCGGCCACTATCCGAAGGAATTCCCGGCCATCTACAACGCGACCGGCGTGCCGACCGCGGCCGGCGTCGCGGTCGGCATCATGACGATCGGCGGCGTGGCGCAGACGCTGCAGGACCTGAAGACCTTCACGTCCAGCAACGGCTATGGCGCGGTCTCGACGCAAACCGTCCAGACCAACGGTTCCGGCGGCAACTACAGCGACGACCAGGAAGGCCAGGGCGAATGGGATCTCGACAGCCAGTCGATCGTCGGCGCGGCTGGCGGCAAGGTCGGCAAGCTCGTGTTCTACATGGCGGACCTGAACGCGTCGGGCAACACCGGGCTCACGCAGGCGTTCAACCGCGCGGTGTCGGACAACGTCGCGAAGGTGATCAACGTGTCGCTCGGCTGGTGCGAGACCGACGCGAACGCCGACGGCACGCTCAATGCCGAGGAGCAGATCTTCACGACGGCGGCTGCGCAGGGCCAGACGTTCTCGGTGTCGTCCGGCGACGAAGGCGTGTACGAGTGCAACAACCGCGGCTATCCGGACGGCTCGAACTATACGGTGTCGTGGCCGGCCTCGTCGCCGCACGTGCTCGCGATCGGCGGCACGACGCTCTATACGTCCGGCGGCGCGCTCTCGAGTGAAACCGTGTGGAACGAAGGGCTCGACGGCAACGGCAAGCTGTGGGCAACGGGCGGCGGCGTCAGCACGATCCTGCCCGCCCCGTCGTGGCAGTCGGGCAGCAACCGCCAGCTGCCGGACGTGTCGTTCGATGCCGCGCAGAGCACCGGCGCGTACATCTACAACTACGGCCAGTTGCAGCAGATCGGCGGCACGAGCCTGTCGGCGCCGCTCTTCTCCGGCTTCTGGGCGCGCATCCTGGCCGCGAACGGCACGGGCCTGGGCTTCCCCGCGGGCAACTTCTATAACGATATCCCGACGAACCCGTCGCTCGTTCGCTACGACGTCACGTCGGGCAACAACGGCTACCAGGGCTACGGCTACACCGCCGGCCAGGGCTGGGACTACACGACCGGCTTCGGCAGCCTGAACATCGCGAACCTCAACCAGCTGATCAAGGCAGGCGGCTTCTGA
- the acnA gene encoding aconitate hydratase AcnA, translating to MAHNLHKTLKEFDSGSGKGKFYSLPQLGKELKTKIERLPVSIRIVLESVLRNYDGKKITEEHIEQLANWQPTAKRVDEIPFVVSRVVLQDFTGVPLLADIAAMRGVAKRAGKNPKKIEPLVPVDLVVDHSVQIDYFAQKDALDLNMKLEFQRNNERYQFMKWGMQAFDTFKVVPPGIGIVHQVNLEYLARGVHKKKDADGTVFYPDTLVGTDSHTTMINGIGVVGWGVGGIEAEAGMLGQPVYFLTPDVVGVELKGQLREGVTATDLVLTITEMLRKEKVVGKFVEFFGEGTKTLALPDRATIANMAPEYGATMGFFPVDEKTIDYFKGTGRTKAEIAAFENYFKAQDLFGIPKAGDIDYTKTLTLDLLTVAPSLAGPKRPQDRIEIGHVKSTFTDLFSKPVAENGFAKKAADLDAQYTTSNGVDVKNGDVLIAAITSCTNTSNPSVLLAAGLLAKKAVEAGLTVAPHIKTSLAPGSRIVTEYLTKTGLLPYLSKLGFEVAAYGCTTCIGNAGDLTPELNEAIVKNDIVAAAVLSGNRNFEARIHPNIRANFLASPPLVVAYAIAGNITRDLMTEPVGQGKGGKDIYLGDIWPTSDEIHALLKYALDPKKFEDNYAKLTKKGDLWSKIEGESGQVYDWPKSTYIAEPPFFGTEFSMQPADQIVTVKGARALGIFGDSVTTDHISPAGSIKEDSPAGKWLKENGVQKADFNSYGSRRGNHDVMMRGTFANVRIKNLMIPAKTDGTRVEGGLTIHQPSGEQLSIYDAAMKYIDADTPTVVFAGEEYGTGSSRDWAAKGTQLLGVKAVIARSFERIHRSNLVGMGVLPLQFKGSDSIQSLGITGDETFDIEGLGDDFKPQQDVTLVINGKNGETKRVQVLLRIDTPIEVDYYKHGGILPFVLRSLLAA from the coding sequence ATGGCCCACAATCTCCACAAGACCCTCAAGGAATTCGACAGCGGTTCCGGCAAAGGCAAGTTCTACTCGCTGCCGCAACTCGGCAAGGAACTGAAGACGAAGATCGAGCGCCTGCCGGTGTCGATCCGGATCGTGCTCGAGTCCGTGCTGCGCAACTACGACGGCAAGAAGATCACCGAGGAACACATCGAGCAGCTCGCGAACTGGCAGCCGACCGCCAAGCGCGTCGACGAGATTCCGTTCGTCGTGTCGCGCGTCGTGCTGCAGGATTTCACGGGCGTGCCGCTGCTCGCCGACATCGCGGCCATGCGCGGTGTCGCGAAGCGCGCGGGCAAGAACCCGAAGAAGATCGAGCCGCTGGTCCCGGTCGATCTCGTCGTCGACCACTCGGTCCAGATCGACTACTTCGCCCAGAAGGACGCACTCGACCTGAACATGAAGCTGGAATTCCAGCGCAACAACGAGCGCTACCAGTTCATGAAGTGGGGCATGCAGGCATTCGACACGTTCAAGGTCGTGCCGCCGGGCATCGGCATCGTCCACCAGGTGAACCTCGAGTACCTCGCGCGCGGCGTCCACAAGAAGAAGGACGCGGACGGCACGGTCTTCTACCCGGACACCCTCGTCGGCACGGACAGCCACACGACGATGATCAACGGCATCGGCGTGGTCGGCTGGGGCGTGGGCGGCATCGAGGCGGAAGCCGGCATGCTCGGCCAGCCGGTGTACTTCCTGACGCCGGACGTCGTCGGCGTCGAGCTGAAGGGCCAGCTGCGCGAAGGCGTGACGGCCACCGACCTGGTGCTGACCATCACCGAAATGCTGCGCAAGGAAAAGGTCGTCGGCAAGTTCGTCGAGTTCTTCGGTGAAGGCACGAAGACGCTCGCGCTGCCGGACCGCGCGACGATCGCGAACATGGCGCCGGAATACGGCGCGACGATGGGCTTCTTCCCGGTCGACGAGAAGACGATCGACTACTTCAAGGGCACGGGCCGCACGAAGGCGGAAATCGCCGCGTTCGAAAATTACTTCAAGGCGCAGGACCTGTTCGGCATTCCGAAGGCCGGCGACATCGACTACACGAAGACGCTGACGCTGGACCTGTTGACGGTCGCGCCGTCGCTGGCCGGCCCGAAGCGTCCGCAGGACCGCATCGAGATCGGCCACGTCAAGTCGACGTTCACCGACCTGTTCTCGAAGCCGGTCGCGGAAAACGGCTTCGCGAAGAAGGCCGCCGACCTCGACGCGCAGTACACGACGAGCAACGGCGTGGACGTGAAGAACGGCGACGTGCTGATCGCCGCGATCACGTCGTGCACGAACACGTCGAACCCGAGCGTGCTGCTGGCTGCCGGCCTGCTCGCGAAGAAGGCCGTCGAAGCCGGCCTGACCGTGGCGCCGCACATCAAGACGTCGCTCGCCCCGGGATCGCGCATCGTCACCGAGTACCTGACGAAGACGGGCCTGCTGCCCTACCTGTCGAAGCTCGGCTTCGAAGTCGCCGCCTACGGCTGCACGACCTGTATCGGCAACGCGGGCGACCTGACGCCGGAACTGAACGAAGCGATCGTCAAGAACGACATCGTCGCGGCGGCCGTGCTGTCGGGCAACCGCAACTTCGAAGCGCGTATCCACCCGAACATCCGCGCGAACTTCCTGGCATCGCCGCCGCTGGTCGTCGCTTACGCGATCGCCGGCAACATCACGCGCGACCTGATGACCGAGCCGGTCGGCCAGGGCAAGGGCGGCAAGGACATCTACCTCGGCGACATCTGGCCGACGAGCGACGAAATCCACGCGCTGCTCAAGTACGCGCTCGATCCGAAGAAGTTCGAGGACAACTACGCGAAGCTGACCAAGAAGGGCGACCTCTGGAGCAAGATCGAGGGCGAATCGGGCCAGGTCTACGACTGGCCGAAGTCGACGTACATCGCGGAACCGCCGTTCTTCGGCACGGAATTCTCGATGCAGCCGGCCGACCAGATCGTCACGGTCAAGGGCGCGCGCGCGCTCGGCATCTTCGGCGATTCGGTCACGACGGACCACATCAGCCCGGCAGGCTCGATCAAGGAAGACTCGCCGGCAGGCAAGTGGCTGAAGGAGAACGGCGTGCAGAAGGCCGACTTCAACAGCTACGGCTCGCGCCGCGGCAACCATGACGTGATGATGCGCGGCACGTTCGCGAACGTCCGGATCAAGAACCTGATGATTCCGGCGAAGACAGACGGCACGCGCGTCGAAGGCGGCCTGACGATCCACCAGCCGAGCGGCGAACAGCTGTCGATCTACGACGCGGCGATGAAGTACATCGACGCCGACACGCCGACCGTCGTGTTCGCGGGCGAAGAGTACGGCACCGGCTCGTCGCGCGACTGGGCGGCGAAGGGCACGCAGCTGCTCGGCGTGAAGGCCGTGATCGCACGCAGCTTCGAGCGGATCCACCGTTCGAACCTGGTCGGCATGGGCGTCCTGCCGCTGCAGTTCAAGGGCTCGGACAGCATCCAGTCGCTCGGCATCACCGGCGACGAAACGTTCGACATCGAAGGCCTCGGCGACGACTTCAAGCCGCAGCAGGACGTCACGCTCGTGATCAACGGCAAGAACGGCGAAACGAAGCGCGTGCAGGTGCTGCTGCGCATCGATACGCCGATCGAAGTCGATTACTACAAGCACGGTGGTATCCTGCCGTTTGTGCTGCGCTCGCTGCTCGCAGCGTAA
- a CDS encoding bifunctional 2-methylcitrate dehydratase/aconitate hydratase yields MSAPISNVRPAPDPVLVDIVDYVLNAGIDSALALETARHCLIDTLGCGLEALSYPACTKLLGPVVPGTIVPNGAKVPGTSFQLDPVKAAFDIGATIRWLDFNDTWLAAEWGHPSDNLGGILATADWLSRTAVAAGKAPLAMRDVLIAMIKAHEIQGCIALENSFNQVGLDHVLLVKVASTAVVGQLLGLTRDELINAVSNAFVDGHALRTYRHAPNTGSRKSWAAGDATSRAVRLALIAKTGEMGYPSALTAQTWGFYDVLFNGQPFRFQRPYGTYVMENVLFKIAFPAEFHAQTAAEAAMQLHAQLAAAGRSTDDISRITIRTHAAAIRIIDKQGPLANPADRDHCIQYMVAVPLLFGRLTAADYEDAVAADPRIDALRAKTVCVEDPQFAKDYHDPDKRSIANALTIEFADGSKLAEVAVEYPIGHQRRRADGIPLLIEKFRTHLARRFPAKQQQAILDVSLDQARLEAMPVNEYVDLYVI; encoded by the coding sequence ATGTCCGCCCCGATCTCCAACGTCCGCCCTGCCCCGGATCCGGTGCTCGTCGACATCGTCGACTACGTGCTGAATGCGGGGATCGACAGCGCGCTCGCGCTGGAGACCGCGCGTCATTGCCTGATCGACACGCTCGGCTGCGGACTCGAGGCGCTGTCCTACCCTGCCTGCACCAAGCTGCTCGGCCCCGTCGTACCCGGCACGATCGTGCCGAACGGCGCGAAGGTCCCGGGCACGTCGTTCCAGCTCGATCCGGTCAAGGCCGCGTTCGACATCGGCGCGACGATCCGCTGGCTCGACTTCAACGACACCTGGCTCGCCGCCGAATGGGGCCATCCGTCCGACAATCTCGGCGGAATCCTGGCGACGGCCGACTGGCTGTCACGCACCGCCGTCGCCGCCGGCAAGGCGCCGCTCGCGATGCGCGACGTGCTGATCGCGATGATCAAGGCCCACGAGATCCAGGGCTGCATCGCACTCGAGAATTCATTCAACCAGGTCGGGCTCGACCACGTGCTGCTCGTCAAGGTCGCATCGACCGCCGTCGTCGGCCAGCTGCTCGGGCTCACGCGCGACGAGCTGATCAACGCGGTGTCGAACGCGTTCGTCGACGGCCACGCGCTGCGCACCTACCGGCACGCGCCGAACACGGGCTCGCGCAAGTCGTGGGCGGCCGGCGACGCGACGTCGCGCGCGGTGCGCCTCGCGCTGATCGCGAAGACGGGAGAAATGGGCTACCCGTCGGCGCTGACCGCGCAGACCTGGGGCTTCTACGACGTGCTGTTCAACGGACAGCCGTTCCGCTTCCAGCGCCCGTACGGCACGTACGTGATGGAGAACGTGCTGTTCAAGATCGCGTTCCCCGCGGAATTCCACGCGCAGACGGCCGCCGAAGCGGCCATGCAGCTGCACGCGCAGCTCGCCGCGGCCGGTCGCTCGACCGACGACATCAGCCGGATCACGATCCGCACGCATGCGGCGGCGATCCGCATCATCGACAAGCAGGGGCCGCTCGCCAACCCGGCGGACCGCGACCACTGCATCCAGTACATGGTCGCGGTGCCGCTGCTGTTCGGGCGGCTGACGGCGGCCGACTACGAGGACGCGGTCGCCGCCGACCCGCGCATCGACGCGCTGCGCGCGAAGACGGTGTGCGTCGAGGACCCGCAGTTCGCGAAGGATTACCACGATCCGGACAAGCGATCGATCGCGAATGCGCTGACGATCGAGTTCGCGGACGGATCGAAGCTTGCCGAAGTGGCGGTCGAGTATCCGATCGGCCACCAGCGACGCCGCGCCGACGGCATCCCGCTTCTGATCGAGAAATTCAGGACCCATCTCGCCCGCCGCTTCCCGGCAAAGCAGCAACAAGCGATTCTCGACGTGTCGCTGGACCAGGCAAGGCTCGAAGCCATGCCGGTCAATGAGTACGTCGACTTGTATGTGATATAG
- a CDS encoding HpcH/HpaI aldolase/citrate lyase family protein, with protein MSALTPAEVLYDGASPPAILPCCDHYAGSEKLMRKSLALQAEMGPVFDITLDCEDGAAVGQEAAHAELVAGLLGSADNRFGRVGARIHDFSHPHWRDDVRIILRATQAPAYITLPKIANAADAAEMCAFIEGTRRELGIARPIPVDVLVETHGALAHAAALAALPLVGTLSFGLMDFVSAHHGAIPDSAMRSPGQFEHPLVRRAKLEIAAACHAHGKTPSHNVTTEVRDMGVVANDARRARDEFAHTRMWSIHPSQIRPIVDAFAPRTDEVALAAEILLVAQAADWGPTRHGDTLHDRASYRYYWSVLRRAQATGQPVPAGAAPLFGPAAAGDAR; from the coding sequence ATGTCCGCGCTCACGCCTGCAGAAGTGTTGTACGACGGTGCGTCCCCGCCCGCGATCCTGCCATGCTGCGATCACTACGCCGGCAGCGAGAAGCTGATGCGCAAGTCGCTTGCGCTGCAGGCCGAGATGGGCCCCGTGTTCGACATCACGCTCGACTGCGAGGACGGCGCGGCCGTCGGCCAGGAAGCCGCGCACGCGGAGCTCGTCGCCGGCCTGCTCGGCAGCGCCGACAACCGCTTCGGGCGGGTCGGCGCGCGGATCCACGATTTCTCCCACCCCCACTGGCGCGACGACGTGCGCATCATCCTGCGCGCGACGCAGGCGCCGGCCTACATCACGCTGCCGAAGATCGCGAACGCCGCCGACGCCGCCGAGATGTGCGCGTTCATCGAAGGCACGCGCCGCGAACTCGGCATCGCGCGGCCGATTCCGGTCGACGTGCTGGTCGAGACCCACGGCGCGCTCGCGCACGCGGCCGCCCTCGCCGCGCTGCCGCTCGTCGGCACGCTGAGCTTCGGCCTGATGGACTTCGTCTCCGCGCATCACGGCGCGATTCCCGACAGCGCGATGCGCTCGCCCGGCCAGTTCGAGCATCCGCTCGTGCGCCGCGCGAAGCTCGAGATCGCCGCGGCCTGCCACGCGCACGGCAAGACGCCGTCGCACAACGTGACGACCGAGGTGCGCGACATGGGCGTCGTCGCGAACGACGCACGCCGCGCACGCGACGAGTTCGCGCACACGCGGATGTGGAGCATCCACCCGTCGCAGATCCGGCCGATCGTCGACGCGTTCGCACCGCGCACCGACGAAGTCGCGCTCGCCGCCGAAATCCTGCTGGTCGCGCAAGCCGCCGACTGGGGTCCGACACGACACGGCGACACGCTGCACGACCGCGCGAGCTACCGCTATTACTGGTCGGTGCTGCGCCGCGCGCAGGCGACCGGCCAGCCGGTGCCTGCCGGGGCGGCGCCGCTGTTCGGCCCGGCCGCCGCGGGAGACGCGCGATGA
- a CDS encoding malate dehydrogenase: MAKPAKRVAVTGAAGQIAYSLLFRIANGDLLGKDQPVILQLLDLPQAQAAVKGVVMELDDCAFPLLAGVVITDDPKVAFKDADVALLVGARPRSKGMERKDLLSANAEIFTVQGAALNEVASRDVKVLVVGNPANTNAYIAMKSAPDLPKKNFTAMLRLDHNRALSQLAAKSGKPVASIEKLAVWGNHSPTMYPDFRFATAEGESLLKLINDDVWNRDTFIPTVGKRGAAIIEARGLSSAASAANAAIDHVRDWVLGTNGKWVTMGIPSDGSYGIPEDIIYGVPVVCENGEYKRIEGLEIDAFSREKMDGTLAELLEERDGVAHLLK; encoded by the coding sequence ATGGCTAAGCCCGCAAAGCGCGTTGCCGTCACCGGCGCCGCAGGTCAAATCGCTTACTCGCTGCTGTTCCGTATCGCGAACGGCGACCTGCTCGGCAAGGACCAGCCGGTCATCCTGCAACTGCTCGACCTCCCGCAAGCCCAAGCCGCCGTCAAAGGCGTCGTGATGGAACTGGACGATTGCGCGTTCCCGCTGCTCGCGGGCGTCGTGATCACGGACGACCCGAAAGTCGCATTCAAGGACGCCGACGTCGCACTGCTGGTCGGCGCCCGTCCGCGCTCGAAGGGCATGGAGCGCAAGGACCTGCTGTCGGCGAACGCCGAGATCTTCACGGTCCAGGGCGCTGCGCTGAACGAAGTCGCAAGCCGCGACGTGAAGGTGCTGGTCGTCGGCAACCCGGCCAACACGAACGCGTACATCGCGATGAAGTCGGCGCCGGACCTGCCGAAGAAGAACTTCACGGCAATGCTGCGCCTCGACCACAACCGCGCGCTGTCGCAGCTCGCGGCCAAGTCGGGCAAGCCGGTCGCGTCGATCGAGAAGCTCGCGGTGTGGGGCAACCACTCGCCGACGATGTACCCGGACTTCCGCTTCGCGACCGCCGAAGGCGAATCGCTGCTGAAGCTGATCAACGACGACGTCTGGAACCGCGACACGTTCATCCCGACCGTCGGCAAGCGCGGCGCGGCGATCATCGAAGCGCGCGGCCTGTCGTCGGCGGCGTCGGCGGCCAACGCGGCGATCGACCACGTGCGTGACTGGGTGCTCGGCACGAACGGCAAGTGGGTCACGATGGGCATTCCGTCGGACGGCTCGTACGGCATCCCCGAAGACATCATCTACGGCGTGCCGGTCGTGTGCGAAAACGGCGAGTACAAGCGCATCGAAGGCCTGGAAATCGATGCGTTCTCGCGCGAGAAGATGGACGGCACGCTGGCCGAGCTGCTCGAAGAGCGTGACGGCGTCGCCCACCTGCTGAAGTAA
- a CDS encoding GntR family transcriptional regulator: MTSNQANNANPTGAGGPGQPGAGEVAPSPSPTFSPLYQQIKALITQSLESGEWKPGEIIPSEVELAGRYKVSQGTVRKAIDELAAENLVVRRQGKGTFVATHNEDRAQFRFLRLLADDGAEHPHVSRLLECRRTRAPAEIARQLDLKPADPVVQVRRLLEFDSETTVLDEIWLPGAMFRGLTFERLSEYKGPLYAMFETEFGTRMIRASEKIRAVAAEPAVADLLHVPPGFPLLSVERVSYTYGDRPVEVRRGWYVTTGYYYQNDLS; this comes from the coding sequence ATGACATCGAACCAGGCGAACAACGCGAATCCGACCGGCGCAGGCGGCCCAGGGCAGCCGGGCGCGGGCGAGGTCGCGCCTTCGCCGTCGCCGACGTTCAGCCCTTTATACCAGCAGATCAAGGCATTGATCACGCAGAGTCTCGAGTCGGGCGAATGGAAGCCGGGCGAGATCATTCCGAGCGAAGTGGAGCTCGCCGGCCGCTACAAGGTCAGCCAGGGCACCGTGCGCAAGGCGATCGACGAGCTGGCTGCCGAAAACCTCGTGGTTCGCCGGCAGGGCAAGGGTACGTTTGTTGCGACGCACAATGAAGATCGCGCGCAATTCCGGTTCCTGCGCCTTTTGGCCGACGACGGCGCGGAGCACCCGCACGTGAGCCGCCTGCTCGAGTGCCGGCGCACGCGAGCGCCGGCCGAGATCGCCCGCCAGCTCGACCTGAAGCCGGCCGATCCGGTGGTGCAGGTGCGCCGCCTGCTCGAGTTCGACAGCGAGACGACGGTGCTGGACGAGATCTGGCTGCCGGGCGCGATGTTCCGCGGTCTCACGTTCGAGCGGCTCAGCGAGTACAAGGGGCCGCTCTACGCGATGTTCGAGACGGAGTTCGGCACCCGCATGATCCGTGCGTCGGAGAAGATCCGCGCGGTGGCGGCGGAGCCGGCGGTGGCCGACCTGCTGCACGTGCCGCCCGGTTTCCCGTTGCTATCGGTCGAGCGCGTGTCCTATACATATGGTGACCGGCCGGTGGAAGTGCGACGCGGCTGGTATGTCACAACCGGGTATTACTATCAGAACGACTTGAGCTGA
- the sdhC gene encoding succinate dehydrogenase, cytochrome b556 subunit: MTDAVRKPRPEYRNIGFGDITMKYRMPLAAILSILHRVSGALLFLFLPFLLFLFDQSLTSELSFEVFKAFLSNIVVKLIVLALSWAFFHHFCAGIRHLLMDVNHDAVTKESGKRTAVVVFVVSIALTIAMALKLFGAF, from the coding sequence ATGACTGACGCAGTAAGAAAGCCGAGGCCGGAATACCGGAACATCGGATTCGGCGATATCACGATGAAATATCGCATGCCGCTGGCGGCGATATTGTCGATCCTCCATCGAGTCAGCGGCGCGCTGCTGTTCCTGTTCCTGCCGTTCCTGCTGTTCCTCTTCGACCAGAGTCTCACCTCCGAGCTCAGCTTCGAAGTCTTCAAGGCCTTCCTCTCCAACATCGTCGTCAAGCTGATCGTCCTCGCGTTGTCCTGGGCGTTCTTCCACCATTTCTGCGCCGGCATTCGCCACCTGCTGATGGACGTCAATCACGACGCCGTCACGAAGGAAAGCGGCAAGCGGACGGCAGTCGTCGTCTTTGTCGTCTCGATCGCGCTGACGATCGCCATGGCCCTCAAACTGTTCGGAGCATTCTAA
- the sdhD gene encoding succinate dehydrogenase, hydrophobic membrane anchor protein, with product MAANNRIGSKRLVVGAHYGLRDWLAQRVTATIMAVYTVILLVLFFGAHDFSYEGWASIFSAQWMKLATFVTLLSLFYHAWVGVRDIWMDYVKPVGVRLLLQSLTIVWLLACAGYAAQILWRV from the coding sequence ATGGCAGCCAACAACCGAATCGGCTCGAAGCGCCTCGTCGTCGGCGCGCACTACGGCCTGCGCGACTGGCTCGCGCAACGCGTCACGGCCACGATCATGGCCGTCTACACGGTCATCCTGCTGGTGCTGTTCTTCGGCGCGCACGATTTCTCGTACGAAGGCTGGGCGTCGATCTTCTCCGCGCAATGGATGAAGCTCGCGACCTTCGTGACGCTGCTTTCCCTCTTCTACCACGCGTGGGTCGGCGTGCGCGACATCTGGATGGACTACGTGAAGCCCGTCGGTGTGCGCCTGCTGCTGCAATCGCTGACCATCGTCTGGCTGCTCGCATGTGCGGGCTACGCCGCGCAGATTCTCTGGAGAGTGTAA